In the genome of Aspergillus luchuensis IFO 4308 DNA, chromosome 2, nearly complete sequence, one region contains:
- a CDS encoding transient receptor potential ion channel family protein (COG:U;~EggNog:ENOG410PHBS;~InterPro:IPR032800,IPR010308,IPR040241;~PFAM:PF06011,PF14558;~SECRETED:SignalP(1-22);~TransMembrane:7 (n3-14c22/23o332-358i386-406o412-434i475-495o501-524i531-550o570-592i)): protein MRLISMFIGLLVVLLNSPQAAATKLIESNALSICQDSSNFTATYFSVTFTPGNRSLTFSFDGVSAISGKVTAELVLEAYGIQVLTKTLDPCEMDLTGLCPMNAGTIDVPKAVITVPESVVKSIPNIAYTVPDLDANVRIYINSTTTGEAITCVEASLSNGKTVYQKGVGWTTAIISGLGLAASAITSGLGHSNTAAHVAANALSLFGFMQSQAMIGMTSVAMPPIVESWTQNFQWSMGIIHVGFLETICTWYQRSTGGTASTLLSDLSTTSVQLFRRKRSLDDEPIVRKATGYFKHWHKRADASTQTATDSSVIVRGIERVGFKAGIESTNIFLTGLIFFVVFVALVMALVAIFKLGCEVLAKNGKMKGDKFQEFRNGWKVVARGILFRLTLIGFPQMCVLCLWEFTRVDSAAEVVLAVIMFLSVVAALGWAALKVLRLAKRSVIMHKNPAYILYSDPTCLNKWGFLYVQYRATAYYFIVPFLGYILIKGLFIGLSQPAPVVQTIALVIIEAGMLIAVSVLRPWMDKKTNIYNISIAAINFLNTIFLLFFSDVFNQPGIVTGVMGVVFFVYNAVFALVLLILVLIASVYAIVSKNPDTRYQPMRDDRGSFIKNGGQLTTELDALGATARGDMKGSPYQSSPFEDDNTSFSSGNGASVSRQNLEAPDATTHQTARHSPVSPVDPSLPLFPSDNSARNGPPAYDANFGRSPSPVPRGYNSSPFQNPHAYRQQNNPSPWQRGAGYDH, encoded by the exons GTGTTACTTTCACCCCCGGCAACCGCTCGCTTACCTTCAGCTTCGATGGAGTATCTGCAATTTCTGGAAAGGTCACTGCAGAGCTCGTGCTCGAGGCCTACGGTATCCAGGTGTTGACCAAGACTCTCGACCCTTGTGAGATGGATCTTACTGGACTCTGTCCCATGAATGCGGGCACGATCGATGTTCCGAAAGCCGTCATTACCGTGCCCGAATCGGTGGTCAAGTCCATTCCGA ACATTGCATACACCGTCCCGGATCTTGATGCCAACGTGCGGATCTATATCAACTCCACCACGACTGGTGAAGCCATTACCTGTGTGGAAGCATCTCTCTCCAACGGCAAGACAGTTTATCAAAAGGGCGTCGGCTGGACTACAGCTATTATCTCCGGTCTCGGTCTGGCTGCCTCTGCTATCACCTCTGGATTGGGACATTCGAACACGGCTGCTCACGTCGCGGCTAAtgcgctctctctcttcggTTTCATGCAGTCTCAAGCGATGATTGGTATGACATCCGTCGCAATGCCTCCGATCGTGGAGTCTTGGACCCAGAATTTCCAGTGGAGTATGGGCATCATCCATGTGGGCTTCCTGGAAACCATCTGTACATGGTACCAGCGCTCGACCGGAGGAACGGCTTCAACCCTTCTTTCGGATTTGTCCACTACGTCCGTTCAACTGTTCAGACGCAAGCGCTCCCTCGATGACGAGCCTATTGTCAGGAAGGCCACTGGGTATTTCAAGCATTGGCATAAACGTGCGGATGCCAGTACCCAAACTGCCACTGATTCTAGCGTCATTGTTCGTGGTATTGAGCGTGTTGGCTTCAAGGCTGGAATCGAATCTACGAATATCTTCCTGACCGGCCTTATCTTCTTCGTTGTATTCGTTGCGCTGGTGATGGCCCTTGTCGCTATTTTCAAGCTTGGCTGTGAGGTCCTTGCTAAGAACGGCAAGATGAAGGGAGACAAATTCCAGGAGTTCCGTAACGGATGGAAGGTCGTCGCACGTGGAATTCTGTTCCGACTCACGCTGATCGGCTTCCCCCAAATGTGTGTACTCTGCCTGTGGGAATTCACCCGGGTCGACTCAGCTGCGGAGGTGGTTCTTGCTGTGATCATGTTCCTTTCGGTGGTTGCAGCGCTGGGTTGGGCAGCATTGAAGGTGTTGCGTCTGGCCAAGCGATCTGTCATCATGCACAAGAACCCAGCTTATATCCTCTACTCTGACCCTACCTGCTTGAACAAGTGGGGATTCTTGTATGTCCAGTACCGCGCAACTGCGTACTACTTCATCGTCCCGTTCCTGGGCTACATCTTGATCAAGGGCCTGTTCATTGGATTGAGTCAGCCCGCCCCGGTCGTGCAAACCATCGCTCTTGTGATCATTGAGGCTGGTATGCTCATTGCTGTCAGCGTCCTCCGGCCCTGGAtggacaagaagaccaaTATTTACAACATTTCGATTGCCGCCATTAACTTCCTCAACACGATCTTCCTGCTATTCTTCTCGGATGTGTTCAACCAACCTGGAATTGTCACTGGTGTTATGGGTGTTGTTTTCTTCGTATACAACGCTGTGTTCGCTCTGGTGTTGTTGATCCTGGTCTTGATCGCATCTGTTTACGCCATCGTTTCCAAGAACCCCGACACACGGTACCAGCCCATGAGAGATGACCGGGGTTCGTTCATCAAGAACGGGGGTCAGTTGACCACCGAACTGGATGCTCTGGGTGCTACCGCTCGTGGGGACATGAAGGGGTCACCATACCAATCCAGTCCGTTCGAGGATGACAATACGTCCTTCTCCAGTGGAAACGGTGCCAGTGTTAGCCGTCAGAATCTCGAAGCCCCTGATGCCACGACACACCAGACCGCTCGTCATTCCCCGGTCTCGCCTGTCGATCCGTCTTTGCCGCTATTCCCTAGCGACAACTCGGCCCGCAATGGCCCTCCTGCCTACGATGCTAATTTCGGGCGTTCACCGTCTCCTGTACCACGAGGCTACAATAGCTCCCCCTTCCAAAACCCACATGCATACCGGCAACAAAACAACCCGAGCCCATGGCAACGGGGAGCAGGTTACGACCACTGA
- a CDS encoding putative U1 snRNP complex component Yhc1 (COG:A;~EggNog:ENOG410Q13V;~InterPro:IPR036236,IPR000690,IPR003604,IPR017340, IPR013085;~PFAM:PF06220;~go_component: GO:0005634 - nucleus [Evidence IEA];~go_component: GO:0005685 - U1 snRNP [Evidence IEA];~go_function: GO:0003676 - nucleic acid binding [Evidence IEA];~go_function: GO:0008270 - zinc ion binding [Evidence IEA];~go_process: GO:0000387 - spliceosomal snRNP assembly [Evidence IEA];~go_process: GO:0000398 - mRNA splicing, via spliceosome [Evidence IEA]): protein MPKFFCDYCDVYLTHDSMSVRKAHNAGRNHLRNVLEYYQQIGQEKAQSVIDSITSSYAAEGQAVPNPAMAPPGAYPPPFGFPGMSRFATYYIPCTTTTSINKLTPSPQVDQVNSLPLRSECLLWVHPARRACLLVRYTSIPQHPKPTPEVSYLTFMKTAPGARGLPFPPPFPGPAGAAPPAGLPPLPNMPPGAQGFPPPPGGFPPNFPTPPPGAAAAGFPPIPPPGQAPAGYSPSPTPGIAGPPGQDGGYAPPPGMGAGLPGPPPGLGDKR from the exons ATGCCCAAAT TCTTCT GCGACTACTGCGATGTATACCTCACGCACGACTCGATGAGCGTGCGCAAGGCGCATAACGCCGGACGTAACCATCTCAGAAACGTTCTGGAATACTACCAAC AAATCGGACAAGAAAAGGCCCAATCGGTCATCGACTCCATCACGTCGTCCTACGCCGCCGAAGGCCAGGCTGTCCCGAACCCCGCGATGGCTCCTCCGGGGGCTTACCCTCCTCCATTCGGCTTCCCTGGTATGTCACGCTTCGCCACCTACTACATACCATGCACCACTACTACATCGATCAACAAACTAACACCCTCTCCTCAGGTCGACCAGGtcaactccctccccctccgttCGGAATGCCTCCTCTGGGTGCACCCGGCGCGCCGGGCATGCCTCCTCGTACGTTACACTTCTATCCCCCAACATCCCAAACCCACACCTGAGGTATCTTATCTAACCTTCATGAAAACAGCCCCCGGAGCAAGAggtctccccttcccccctcccttccccggTCCAGCAGGCGCCGCCCCTCCTGCCGgtctcccccctctccccaacaTGCCCCCGGGCGCCCAGGgcttccctcctccgcctggCGGATTCCCTCCTAACTTCCCGACCCCTCCCcccggtgctgctgctgccgggtTCCCCCCGATTCCTCCCCCAGGTCAAGCTCCAGCAGGATACAGCCCCAGTCCTACACCCGGTATAGCTGGACCGCCGGGACAGGATGGTGGTTACGCACCACCGCCCGGTATGGGCGCCGGTTTGCCTGGCCCGCCTCCGGGATTGGGTGATAagcggtga